Within Spinacia oleracea cultivar Varoflay chromosome 4, BTI_SOV_V1, whole genome shotgun sequence, the genomic segment tctaaagttggagaaagagcaaatgaactattgggtttaatccatacagatgtatgtggaccaatgagtacaaatgctagaggtggtttcagctactttatcactttcactgatgacttcagtaggtatggttatgtctacctaatgaagcataagtctgaatcctttgacaaaattcaaggaatttcagagtgaagtagagaatcaattaggcaagaagattaaggcactgcggtctgatagaggcggtgaatatctgagctatgaatttgatgaccatctgaaagaatgtggaattctatcagaattgactcctcctggaacaccacaatggaacggtgtgtcggaacggaggaacagaaccttgctagacatggtcaggtcaatgatgggtcaggccgaacttccattagaattttggggacatgcactaaatacagctgcactcactataaatagagctccgtctaaagctgtcgaaaagactccatacgaattatggtttggaaagcctccaaatgtgtcttttcttaagatttggggatgtgaagtatacgtcaaacgattaatttcagacaaacttcatccaaaatctgacaaatgtatccttgtgggctatccaaaggaaacaaaggggtattacttctacaatacatctgagaacaaagtgtttgttgctcgagatggtgtctttttggagaaggatcatatttccaaaatgacaagtgggagaaaagtagacctcgaagaaattcgagtcgaacaacaaactctagagaatgctcaagatgacattcaggatgaaactcagagatctttagaagaatctggtgagaatcatggtcaatctagaaatgttaccccgcgtagatcgcaaagatatagatctcaaccggaaaggtacttaggtattttgacgaacgagagctatgacgtactattacttgaaagtgatgaacctgcgacttacaagcaagctgtgacgagccctagctccaagcaatggcaagaagccatgcaatctgaattagactccatgtctgaaaaccaagtatgggatttggtcgatttgccagatggctaccaagccattggaagcaaatgggttttcaaactgaaaaaggacaaggatgggaaacttgaagttttcaaagctagattggttgcaaaaggttacaggcaagtccacggtgtggattacgatgaaaccttttcaccagttgcaatgctaaagtctattcgaataatgttagcaatcgctgcatattacgattacgaaatatggcagatggatgtcaaaactgctttcttaaacggcgttttaacagaaactgtgtttatgacacagcctgaaggttttgaggatccaaagaatgctaaaaaggtatgcaagctaaagaagtcaatctacggattgaagcaggcatccaggagctggaatatacgttttgatgaagcagtcagtgactttggtttcatcaagaacgcggacgaatcttgtgtatacaagaaggtcagtgggagcaaaattgctttcctagtattatatgtcgacgacatattgcttatcggaaatgacattcctatgttaaactctgtcaagatttggcttgggaaatgtttttcgatgaaggatctaggagaagcacagtacatattgggcatcaagatttacagagatagatctaaaaagatgattggacttagtcaaagcacttatatcaataaggtgcttgataggttcaagatggcggactccaagcgaggctacctacccatgtctcatggaatgactctaagcaagactcagtgcccaaaaacacttgatgagcgtagacgaatgaatgggattccatatgcatcattgattggttcaataatgtatgctatgatatgtacacgcccggatgttgcgtacgcactcagtgctacgagcagataccagtcagacccaggagaggcgcattggactgctgccaagaacattctgaagtacctgaaaaggcacaaagatgacttcctggtctatggtggagatgatgaattaattgttaaaggctatacggacgcaagtttccaaaccgacaaagatgatttcagatcacagtctgggtttgtcttctgcctcaacggaggagcagtaagctggaaaagtgctaagcaaagcaccattgcggattctacaactgaagcggagtacattgctgcacatgaagcagcaaaggaagctatatggctaaggaagttcataggagaacttggtgtagtcccctccattaaaggaccaatagccctgtattgtgataataacggagctattgcacaggcaaaagagcctagacaccaccagagagtcaagcatgtacttcgtagatttcaccttctacgagagttcgttgaaagaaaagaagtcgagataagcaaaattggaactgatgacaacatatcagatccattaactaaacctctgccgcaagcgaagcacaactcgcacactgcagctatgggaatcaagcatattggagaatggctttgatgtctctgtttaatgttttaaagttttagagtttaaatctttgtaaaacattattggttaatcattcacaataaatgaaagaaattcatttttccatttaatttatggtttattaaatgatgagtcccttcaacttgacgatatattcaagatagactgtcaggaccagtcctgtgactaagaaatgtctatcaagtgaacttgaatgtcaaaggttgaaaaaggtccctaattggagttttctataaaattggacgcatagaaaacgttagacgattagagtgcaagatgactagtagttctgtttcttgaactatgtggacatggcaatgtcataatcatttgcatagatacttactttgggaagactagtatcggacaagacctatgaaactttactgtaagagatgaaagtctgtcataagtaaatttcattaaattatcagacactaaatcctcaatacctgagtgatttgagattacttgtttgagaactggttgctttgacgttgaccaaccgtcgcaccgtaaaaggaggctataaaggcaacgctcaggtaatcacctatcaaacgaagtctaatctcaagatcgcaagattgggattgtcctcccataaatcgggatgagatgcttaaaagttgtacaaggccactcggagagctagaaactgtgaaatgcatggccgtgctcggatgaatcataggctatgattatctgtttatttgatcagttgaactctgaaaccgaggaacacctctggacataataaggatgacaactcttaccttatgttcaagagcaagcatcgagcgacaaaggaattaggaaatgcacacttgtccctaaggacaagtgggagactgaaggaaataatgcccttggtccaagtatgcattctatgttaagtctaataaatgcggttcagtattaattaacaagttaataattcagtgagatcaagtgagctgaatgcctagctagaggccgcttcagttcaagtggaattaatgatattaatccacagcttactcttgactgaacccgtagggtcacacaaatagtacgtaaacggatcaagtatttaatggcattaaatactccatctatgaatattcggaaccgacggatcttggtttcagtgggagctaagatcgtcacaggcaagaaatgaatactccggaaacgatgatattgccggaaacggaaatatggatcgtatcggaaatatgaatattatccaagtcgtagatgttgccggaaacggaaacatggtacgtatcggaaaatattattggaaatggaaatattaccagaatcggaaatattgccggaaacggaaatattgtcagaatcggaaatattgccggaatcggaaaataattccggaaacggaaatattaaatatttgttcgaaacggaaattaattccggaatcggaaatattaaatattgttcgtatcggaaatagattccggaaatggaaatttaatcggaagcgtatcgtacgaattagcatcggacgaggcttgccggacgaaggcccagcacgaagccggggccatcgcccagcaagcatgcgcgccacaagcccagccaaggcagcgcccaggcctaccgcaaggcaggcccagcgcgcgccaagggccacggatgcgtgggccgtgctgcgcgggctgctgctcgcacgcgcatgggcagcccttgtggctgccgtgtgtgtgtgagtttgtgctcatgcgtgattcctgaatctacaagagtcagtgtatgattaaatttctattcctaattggataaattaattaaatagaattcatgtaggattctaatttcaattaattcgtatcctactaggattacgattccttttccataactctataaataaaggcctaggggtcataatttatacacaagtttcaaagtattcaaaagtgagtttttgagagaaaattaaaacacatcttgctcaaaaagtgccgaaattttctagtaccttaagggcgattctagttggtcaatcttaaggcggatccggacgtgctgtggactatctacggagggacgacacttggagtcctaaaagacttgttcttgttcggttcgggcgcagctagggagggcacgcaacaaagagtatgcatctaaattatgctatatgattatgtgtaaataatatgttgtcctgggttaatggttgtttccgcatgatctatgtagtgtcatatgtatcataacctaacaataactGCATCATCAATCTCACAAAAAGCTTCTGAATTTTGGTGCGCATTTAGTTGGTGAAGTAGTTTTTTGGGTTTTGAACCACACACGCTTTCTCAGAAAGGGGATTTTGGCGAATTGGGCAAGGAAGCTGTAGAAGTTCAAGTGTTGAATTTCGTGTTCTAAGGTCACCCACGCATCGTTTAAGGTATGTAATGTCAATCGCTGAACTTTTTATTCGCTTTTTCAAACTTGTGTTgcgcaaaattagggtttagggtttctgGAAAATTTGATGTTGGATGATGACTtgtttgtttgtgttcatgGAATAAAGTAGGAATTGAGTAATTAAATGACATGCATGTCAAGTTGTTAATGGAAATTTatgtttttttgttgatttgcttTTGTGTGTTAGGATGTCTGCTGTTTGGTTGTTGCTGCACTATAAGTCTCATGACTTTGATGTGAGGGTTGTAGACATTGATAAATGTCAGTTGATAGACATATTCATAGATATTTTTGAGGAATCGACTAAGCAAAATGTGTTTTTGCCTGAAAAGTTTAGGTTATACACTACCTCACCCACTGGGAGGGTAGAATTGGTTGATGATAGTGTAATGCTGAGAATGTGGGGGTGGAATATGGGGACTGACACCATAGAGTTGTGGGTAGAGGAATCAGACAGTCCTGGGGTAGCATTTAGGTCTGCTGTAGCTCTGCTTGAAAGGAAAAGGAAGGAGGATGAAAGGAAAATGAGGGAGAGACAGGAAGAGGTTTTGAGGATGCAAAAAGAGGCTGAAGAATAGAGGAGGGCAGAGGAGGAAAATGAGAGGGTTAGGAAGGAAATGGAGGAACAAATGAGGTTCACAGTTGCCATGGAGGTCCCAGTGGTGGATGTGGAGAATGATGGGGTTGAGTATGTGAGGATAATTACCTCAGATGATGCTGATGAAGTGTTTCCTGGCCTATCTCAACCAGAACCACAAACACAAGAATCCCCCTCTGCTAAGAAACCTACCAAATCAAAACCCAAGAAGAAACTTACCCCAAAAAAGAGGAAACAAAAACCTGCCCCCCCACAGCCTACTGAAAGCACACCCACAACACAAACCAGACAAACTGAAACTGACCCACAATCACCCCAGCCCACACAACCTGAAACAACACAACCTACACAAGAAGCACCCCAGCCCACACAACCTGAAACTGCCCCCCCCCACCTCCATCACAACAAGCAGCACCTGAAACTGCCCCCCACCTCCATCACAGCAAGCAGGACCTGAACCAGTGGTCCCAACCAAACCCAAAAAATCAGGAAGGGCTAGACCTAAGGGGTTTAGGGTGGGGAAAAAAACACAAGTCAAAATGGGAACATATGTTCCTAAATCTAGTAGGGGAAACACAAGGGCTGCTAGGAATGGGAAGGGTAAGGGTAGTGATGTGATATCTGATGTTGAGGATGATGAGGACAATGAAGATGTTGATTTTGAGGAAACTGGCAGTGATGGAAGTGATGAAGACAGTGCGGATGAAACAGACATTGGTGACTTCATTGTTGAAGAGGAGGGGTTGGAGGATTTGATGGATGAAATCCATGAGAAGTCATTTGAGGATTGTTTAGATGGGAGCTCAAAAATGGACAAAAATTACAAGAATGGGAAAGTGTATGTTGAGCAGGAATATGGTTCAATTAAGCTTGAGCCTTGGTTGATATTTACAGATAGGGAGGCTTTTCTTGATGTTCTTAAGGACTATTGTATACAGGAGGGGTTTGGGTTAAGTGTTGAGAAGGCAGACAGTAGAAGATACACTGCTGTTTGTGCAATTGAGGGGTGTGATTGGAGGATTCATGCTTCAAAGATGGTTGATAAGATGAGTTGGGCTATAAAATCACTGACTGGGGAGCATAAACAGTGTGGTAGACTAGAGGTGAACCCCATAGTGACCACCAAATGGTTAGTGAAGAAGTTGTTGCCAGAGATTGAAGCAAACCTAGATGTTCCTGTAGAAACATTTCAGAATGTGACTCAAAAACTGTTTAGGATACAAGTTAACAAGAGGCTATTCTACAAGGTTAAGGCAGTGGCTAAGGAGATTATCCATGGGAGTTTTAGTGAGTCATATGCCCTTCTACCTAGGTATGCAGAGAGGATCAAAGAGACTAATCCTGGTAGTTATGCATTGATCACATGGCATAATGATGGTGGGAATGTGGACCCAAGGTTTAAGGCTTGCTTCTTCTCATTTGGTGCACAAGTAATGGGGTTCCTGAAGGGGTGTAGGTCCATTATTGGAATTGATGGAGCTCACCTTAGTGGGTATTTCAAGGGGATTCTGCTGTCAGCCTTGGGGATTGATGGCAACAATGAGATATTCCTGCTTGCTTATGGGGTTGTTGACACTGAAAGCCAAGAGAGCTGGACCTATTTCATGAGGAACCTCAGGGCACTGTTTCAGAGAGAAGGTTGCAACAAGGATGACTGGACATTCATCAGTGACAGAATGAGGGTAAATTCTGAACTTTTATCTCTTATATTCAAGTTTTtataaattcaccaaatacctctAAGTTtgaacttaattcaccaaataccccaaagttaaaacttaattcaccaaataccccaaaGTCAAAActttttcaccaaataccccaaagttaaaacttaattcaccaataATCCCACGGTTTAATATTGTTTGCCTTCTTGCCATTTTTTAATCTTAGGGGGTGGATTTAGCTGTACATGAGAACTTCCCTAAGGCCACTAGAAGGTGTTGCAGTCAGCACTTGTACATGAACTGCAAGAATGGTGGTTGGAGTGGAGAATTGTTCCACAAACTATTCTGGATAGCTGCTAATGCTTACAACCCTTATGTTTACAACAAGGCCATGGAGAAGATCACTGACTTTGATCCCAGGGCTACACAGTACTTGGATACATGTACTGAGCAGTGGTCCAGACATCAGTTTGAGCCAGAAGTGTGTTGTGATCATAACACAACAAACTTTGTGGAATCATTCAATGCTGTCACCAAGCCCTACAGGGATTTACCAGTGTTGAGACTGTTTAAAGGTATTGTGttctattttttttccattttctaTTTCTGTCAGATTTTCAGTGATTATGTTCTTATGTTTACTTGGTTATTGTGTTAAAATGCAGCTATTAGGGAGTGGTCTATGCAGAGAATTGGGGTCAGATTTGACAAAGCAGCAGACATGGAGCCTCAAGATTTAACTGAGCATGCCAAAGTTGAACTGGAGTTGAGAACAGCTGAATCCAGGTTTTGCTACTCTACTCCATGTGGTGGTGGGGAGTATGAGGTGGAAGGCCATGTGAAATTCCCAGTCAAGATTGACAGCAGAACCTGTGGGTGTGGAGTTTGGCAGGTGTCTGGTATTCCCTGCAAACATGGTTTGAGCGTCATTTACAACCAGAGACTAGACCCTCTGGACTTTGTGTCCCATTTCTTCAAGGGTGCTGCTTATAAGCTGGCATATGCAGAACATATGCACCCTATGCCTGACCCTACTCAGTGGCCTGAGTTCAACCTTCCCACCATTAACCCTCCAAGAATTAAGAGGACTGCTGGAAGACCCCCTAAACAAAGAAAGAGGGGTGCCATGGAAGCTAAGAAGAGGAAGAGGCACACTTCAGTAAAGTGTAGCAAATGCAAGGAGATGGGCCACAATGCAAGGACTTGCAAGTCTGGCACTGGCAGTTCCAAGGCACCACCAAAACAGAGGGTTTTAACAAGGAAGAGGAAAACTGGTGATGATGGAGCAAGCACATCCAAGGCAGCACCAAAAGGGAAGAAATCAAAGCAAGCATGAGGTGGGGAATGTTTTAGGAGCACAGTGGGTTTTTTGGGTAGTTTTTGATCTTGCACATATTCATTAAGTAGAAAACAGATGTAGTTAGTGCAAAGATGTGTTGTAAGTGAAGCTAAAAAACAGATATGCTTCCCATTTTGGTATTTTGTGGAATTTATgcaacaacaattatgaaatgTGATTTTATTTCTTATTCATTGTGTCTACTTCATGATTACAAATAGTAGGgttacaaacatcaatatccccATTTGAATTACAAGTTTAactactttttgttgttgttttagctttctcttcatttgcttcaattcctcttGCATATTATTGCTTCCCCTGTTTTCAGCACTTTCTccttcgtctaagcttccccTGTGTTGTCCTTCGAGCTGCTGCCCCCtgttttcttgctcaactactcccttgcaccatcttagattgttgcaaggatcacacttgtagtacaacctttgtggattgagcGTTGTATCGGAGCTTCGGATGGCaaatttcctaccacaataacaaaatttgttaggtactctaatatatgtggactcattgtgtgtggaagatgattttgaaaCAAAACTCATGATAGAAATCTTATAAGATTAGAAAAGCAAagcaaaacaacaacaaaagtacATGAACAACCCAGCAAGGGGGCTTTTATAGCCTACCAGAACCAACGGCTACTTTTCATacaaaaaaactagccgttggaacaACAAAACTAGCTAAATTTCATAttagggcatttggtgaaataagtttgagattaagggcatttggtgaaataagtttaaattTAGGGGCATTTGTTGAATTAGAAACTTAGCTAACGACGGACTAACGGcacgttattagtaagggtatggtGGGCATTTGTACGGAtggtgaggggta encodes:
- the LOC110784209 gene encoding uncharacterized protein is translated as MGTYVPKSSRGNTRAARNGKGKGSDVISDVEDDEDNEDVDFEETGSDGSDEDSADETDIGDFIVEEEGLEDLMDEIHEKSFEDCLDGSSKMDKNYKNGKVYVEQEYGSIKLEPWLIFTDREAFLDVLKDYCIQEGFGLSVEKADSRRYTAVCAIEGCDWRIHASKMVDKMSWAIKSLTGEHKQCGRLEVNPIVTTKWLVKKLLPEIEANLDVPVETFQNVTQKLFRIQVNKRLFYKVKAVAKEIIHGSFSESYALLPRYAERIKETNPGSYALITWHNDGGNVDPRFKACFFSFGAQVMGFLKGCRSIIGIDGAHLSGYFKGILLSALGIDGNNEIFLLAYGVVDTESQESWTYFMRNLRALFQREGCNKDDWTFISDRMRGVDLAVHENFPKATRRCCSQHLYMNCKNGGWSGELFHKLFWIAANAYNPYVYNKAMEKITDFDPRATQYLDTCTEQWSRHQFEPEVCCDHNTTNFVESFNAVTKPYRDLPVLRLFKAIREWSMQRIGVRFDKAADMEPQDLTEHAKVELELRTAESRFCYSTPCGGGEYEVEGHVKFPVKIDSRTCGCGVWQVSGIPCKHGLSVIYNQRLDPLDFVSHFFKGAAYKLAYAEHMHPMPDPTQWPEFNLPTINPPRIKRTAGRPPKQRKRGAMEAKKRKRHTSVKCSKCKEMGHNARTCKSGTGSSKAPPKQRVLTRKRKTGDDGASTSKAAPKGKKSKQA
- the LOC130472147 gene encoding uncharacterized protein, whose translation is MEEQMRFTVAMEVPVVDVENDGVEYVRIITSDDADEVFPGLSQPEPQTQESPSAKKPTKSKPKKKLTPKKRKQKPAPPQPTESTPTTQTRQTETDPQSPQPTQPETTQPTQEAPQPTQPETAPPHLHHNKQHLKLPPTSITASRT